The window GGGTCATCGGATTGATATCTTTTATAGTTTTTGTCAGTTATGTGTTTTACAAACTTATTGCAATATATATGATTTATCGTGATGGTTTTTCTACCGGTGCAATTATGATCTTTTTTATGTTTATTATTGATAGTATAGGGCTTGTACCCCTTTTATATCCCGGTTATTGCTGGTACACTTTTGGAATTTTAAGTTTAGCTTTGAATAGACCAATGCAGAAGAATCTCAATGTGTCAAGCACATCTTTTAATTCTTTAACTTAATTGATATGTTTAAAAAATTTATAAAATATTTTAGTTTAGTTACTTTTGGAATAGTACTTTCGGTAGTCACTCTCGAATTGCTAGTGCGCCTTGCCGGGGCGAAGCCGCAGACTTACCTTCGTAAATTTTCCCGTTATCATACAATACTGGGGTGGGAAAAAACACCGTTAACCGAGGGAAAATTTCGCAAAGGTGACGTTATAATTCATGAAAAAATTAATAGCCGAGGGTTACGCGATTCAGAGTACACTTATGAGAAACCTTCAAACACTTTTCGAATTCTTGTTCTCGGTGATTCATTCACCGAAGGTTATGATGTTGAAATCAATGACCTATTTACTGAAATTCTTGAATCAAAACTAAACACTTCAAGTTTTGATTCATCTTCAATTAGATATGAAGTAATCAATGCAGGAACTGGCGGATATTCAACGGATCAGGAGTTCCTGTATTTCGAAATTGAAGGTATCAAGTATAAACCGGATATGGTTTTACTCATGGTTTATCCAGCAAACGACATTTTTTACAATCATAAAAGTAAGTACGGGAACTATAATAAACCGTTTTTTCAAATTAGGAATGATTCACTCATATTAACAAATACTCCGTTACAGGAACCATACCGTCAAGAATCCATTAAAAATCTTTTTAGAGAAATGGCCCTGTATCCGATCGTTACTCAAATCATTTTGACAAAATACCCTCGAATTTCACAAACATTGTCGCATTTTGGATTTATTTCTGAATCAACACTGGCTGCTACCGCCGCTAATTTAAACTCTATTTCAGATTCTTCAGCATCATCATTTTCGGTATATAAAAAATATAATAATTTTTTTATGAATACCGCTTGGCAGAAAACTTCGCGCATTATTTATGAATTAAATAAGAAATCAAAAGAAATCGGCACGCGATTGGTTATGTTTTATATTCCGGATCGTATTGAAGTTTATGACTCCGATTGGAAAAAAACCAAAGAAAAATTCTCCCTTGAAGATCATGAATGGAGTCCCGATGTCCCATCGACAATGCTTAAAAAAATTTCAGACACATCCAATATACCTTTACTTGATTTTCGGCAATATATCTCAAAAAAAGAGTTAGGCGATTCTGTTTTATATAACGGAATACATTGGAATGTATCGGGCAATCGTTTTGCGGCAGAATTCATATACGAGGCATTATTTCATGAGAAAGCGACTGTAAAACAATAATATGCGTATAGGTATTTGCGCTTTAGGCGCTGTTTCACAAGACACAGGCGGACAGACCTATTTAAAAAATTTCGCAAAAACGCTCGGCGAAATCAAAACTAATAATGAGTTCGTTTGGTTTTTTTCTAAAGGCGAATCAAAAGTTATTGAATTTCCAGACAATACTTCAACTAATGTGGTAGTTGAATTACCACTTTCCGCGAGAACTGTTCAACGGTTAGTATGCGAACACATTTTGTTGCCATTGTTTTCCGATCATCATCGAGTAGATGTTATGTTTTTTC is drawn from bacterium and contains these coding sequences:
- a CDS encoding SGNH/GDSL hydrolase family protein, translated to MFKKFIKYFSLVTFGIVLSVVTLELLVRLAGAKPQTYLRKFSRYHTILGWEKTPLTEGKFRKGDVIIHEKINSRGLRDSEYTYEKPSNTFRILVLGDSFTEGYDVEINDLFTEILESKLNTSSFDSSSIRYEVINAGTGGYSTDQEFLYFEIEGIKYKPDMVLLMVYPANDIFYNHKSKYGNYNKPFFQIRNDSLILTNTPLQEPYRQESIKNLFREMALYPIVTQIILTKYPRISQTLSHFGFISESTLAATAANLNSISDSSASSFSVYKKYNNFFMNTAWQKTSRIIYELNKKSKEIGTRLVMFYIPDRIEVYDSDWKKTKEKFSLEDHEWSPDVPSTMLKKISDTSNIPLLDFRQYISKKELGDSVLYNGIHWNVSGNRFAAEFIYEALFHEKATVKQ